In methanogenic archaeon ISO4-H5, the following are encoded in one genomic region:
- a CDS encoding pyruvate ferredoxin oxidoreductase alpha subunit PorA — translation MTAKAGKDLAINGDGAVALAWKQLNPDVCAAYPITPQTIIVEDFAKYVANGEVDTEFVDVESEHSALTLCTTSSAAGARTFTATASQGLAYMWEMLPITAAMRVPVMMAVANRTVSGPININNDHGDVMSARDTGWLSIFSENVQEAYDMSIIGLKIAENPEVQLPVLVNLDGFILTHAIERMTPLESHVVKEFIGPFNPVHPLLDTDHPTTHNLMDGPLYYFPHKYQMVLAMENALGVAKDVFAQFKEISGREYHLVEEYMCDDAEYVAIVLGSSFGTMKEAVDRLRAEGMKVGVAMPRVYRPWPAEELAKLVKGKKGVLVMDRHLSIGSYGPMYPEICAAAAQNGAIPKMYNFIYGLGGADTMVSDFMSCYKMVESGVAKPINFVGVKE, via the coding sequence ATGACCGCTAAAGCAGGAAAGGACCTCGCCATCAACGGAGACGGTGCAGTCGCTCTCGCATGGAAGCAGCTGAACCCCGATGTGTGCGCAGCCTACCCTATCACCCCTCAGACCATCATCGTCGAGGACTTCGCAAAGTACGTAGCGAACGGAGAGGTCGACACCGAGTTCGTCGACGTCGAGTCCGAGCACTCCGCTCTGACCCTCTGTACCACCTCCTCTGCCGCAGGCGCCAGGACCTTCACCGCAACCGCGTCCCAGGGTCTCGCCTACATGTGGGAGATGCTCCCCATCACCGCCGCCATGAGGGTACCTGTCATGATGGCAGTCGCCAACAGGACCGTCAGCGGACCTATCAACATCAACAACGACCACGGTGACGTCATGTCCGCCAGGGACACCGGATGGCTCTCCATCTTCAGCGAGAACGTCCAGGAGGCCTACGACATGAGCATCATCGGTCTCAAGATCGCCGAGAACCCCGAGGTTCAGCTTCCTGTCCTCGTCAACCTCGACGGTTTCATCCTTACCCACGCTATCGAGAGGATGACTCCCCTGGAGTCCCACGTCGTGAAGGAGTTCATCGGCCCCTTCAACCCCGTCCACCCTCTCCTCGATACCGACCACCCCACCACCCACAACCTGATGGACGGTCCCCTCTACTACTTCCCCCACAAGTACCAGATGGTCCTTGCGATGGAGAACGCACTCGGAGTCGCCAAGGACGTCTTTGCACAGTTCAAGGAGATCTCCGGCAGGGAGTACCACCTCGTCGAGGAATATATGTGCGATGATGCTGAATACGTCGCCATTGTCCTCGGATCCTCCTTCGGAACCATGAAGGAGGCAGTCGACAGGCTCAGGGCCGAGGGAATGAAGGTCGGAGTCGCCATGCCCCGCGTATACAGGCCGTGGCCAGCCGAGGAACTCGCCAAGCTCGTCAAGGGCAAGAAGGGAGTCCTCGTCATGGACAGGCACCTTTCCATCGGATCCTACGGACCCATGTACCCCGAGATCTGCGCCGCAGCCGCACAGAACGGAGCGATCCCTAAGATGTACAACTTCATCTACGGACTCGGAGGAGCCGACACCATGGTGTCTGACTTCATGAGCTGCTACAAGATGGTCGAGAGCGGTGTTGCTAAGCCCATCAACTTCGTGGGGGTGAAGGAATGA
- a CDS encoding pyruvate ferredoxin oxidoreductase beta subunit — translation MSGLSLKELNNEIPVRLASGHRLCAGCAESIIARQILMGTEKDVAVSCSTGCFEVSTTIFPYTSWKVPMVHTAFGNGAAGAAGLETAYKSLKRQGKIDKDIKFVNFAGDGATYDIGLQALSGAMERGHDMLFVCFNNEAYMNTGIQRSSATEKGASTTTSWNGSESYGKKEFPKDMTAVMVAHNIPYVAQAAPHAWRDMVQKSQKAFNCGGPSFINAISPCPRGWRFASSDTISISKLAVETCVWPLFEVENGEYHLSPESQRIADGKAEKKPVTDWFASQGRFKHLMDERWSDVVEDIQIELDRRWNKLIKLSDMSSE, via the coding sequence ATGAGCGGATTGTCACTCAAGGAACTGAACAACGAGATCCCCGTAAGGCTCGCCAGCGGTCACAGGCTCTGCGCAGGATGTGCGGAGTCTATCATCGCCAGGCAGATCCTGATGGGAACCGAGAAGGACGTCGCAGTATCCTGTTCCACCGGATGCTTCGAGGTCTCCACCACCATCTTCCCCTACACCTCCTGGAAGGTCCCCATGGTCCACACCGCCTTCGGAAACGGAGCAGCAGGTGCAGCCGGACTGGAGACTGCTTACAAGTCTCTCAAGAGGCAGGGCAAGATCGACAAGGACATCAAGTTCGTCAACTTCGCCGGAGACGGTGCTACCTACGATATCGGTCTCCAGGCACTTTCCGGAGCCATGGAGAGGGGACACGACATGCTGTTCGTCTGCTTCAACAACGAGGCATACATGAACACCGGAATCCAGAGGTCCTCCGCAACCGAGAAGGGAGCATCCACCACCACCTCCTGGAACGGTTCCGAGTCTTACGGAAAGAAGGAGTTCCCCAAGGACATGACTGCTGTCATGGTTGCCCACAACATCCCCTACGTCGCACAGGCCGCACCCCACGCATGGAGGGACATGGTCCAGAAGTCCCAGAAGGCCTTCAACTGCGGAGGTCCTTCCTTCATCAACGCCATCTCCCCTTGCCCCAGGGGTTGGAGGTTCGCATCCAGCGATACCATCTCCATCTCCAAGCTGGCAGTCGAGACCTGCGTCTGGCCTCTCTTCGAGGTCGAGAACGGTGAGTACCACCTCTCTCCCGAGTCCCAGAGGATCGCGGACGGAAAGGCGGAGAAGAAGCCCGTCACCGACTGGTTCGCTTCTCAGGGCAGGTTCAAGCACCTTATGGACGAGCGCTGGTCCGATGTCGTCGAGGATATCCAGATCGAGCTTGACCGCAGGTGGAACAAGCTCATCAAGCTCTCTGACATGTCTTCCGAGTGA
- a CDS encoding transmembrane protein — MDPLINTILVILLPLALALFAYKKNLMTVWATVTSFAQAEIIGFCTNIWWVLAFFMFPVMAFIATKWKLKEKMELGLQEGKKGERSVLNLLGVGTIPVVIAIVFFLRPSDLLTVAFLSSIAVSTSDTIASETGIWAKKTYMITTFKQVEPGPNGAVSLYGFGTAFIGTLAFALLGWFFIFNTEPISVPDIRFLIVVAAGMFGNVMDSVLGATLENPGYIGKYTNNASTALMGAVFGALLYSLTV; from the coding sequence ATGGATCCCCTGATAAACACAATCCTCGTCATTTTACTCCCTCTGGCACTTGCCCTCTTCGCATACAAGAAGAACCTAATGACCGTCTGGGCCACGGTCACTTCTTTCGCGCAGGCCGAGATCATCGGGTTCTGCACCAACATCTGGTGGGTGCTCGCTTTCTTCATGTTCCCGGTGATGGCATTCATAGCAACCAAATGGAAACTCAAGGAGAAGATGGAACTCGGCCTTCAGGAAGGAAAGAAAGGAGAGCGCAGCGTCCTCAATCTCCTGGGCGTCGGCACCATACCGGTTGTCATAGCGATAGTCTTCTTCCTCAGGCCGTCTGACCTGCTGACGGTGGCATTCCTGTCCTCGATAGCGGTCTCCACCTCGGACACCATCGCCAGCGAGACCGGGATCTGGGCCAAGAAGACCTACATGATCACCACCTTCAAGCAGGTGGAACCGGGACCCAACGGAGCTGTCTCCCTTTACGGGTTCGGAACCGCATTCATCGGGACCTTGGCATTCGCATTGCTCGGATGGTTCTTCATCTTCAATACCGAACCTATCTCTGTCCCAGACATCAGATTCCTCATCGTAGTCGCAGCAGGAATGTTCGGCAACGTCATGGATAGTGTGCTCGGTGCTACCCTGGAGAATCCCGGTTACATCGGGAAGTACACCAACAATGCTTCAACAGCACTGATGGGTGCTGTATTCGGAGCACTTCTATACTCGCTCACTGTCTGA
- a CDS encoding aspartate carbamoyltransferase regulatory subunit PyrI, with the protein MSADRVEDIKIPPIRNGTVIDHITDGQSLNVLKILGVNENNIDSSISIGIHVSTNKAGMKWKDIVKLEDMELDPITVSKIALIAPQATISIIRDYYIAEKFNVKLDESVTGIVKCSNPNCITNKGEPVSPRFLVEERCPPKLRCVYCDRILMNISDNLI; encoded by the coding sequence ATGTCCGCAGACAGAGTTGAAGATATCAAAATCCCCCCGATCAGGAACGGAACCGTCATCGACCACATCACCGACGGTCAGTCGCTCAACGTGCTGAAGATCCTGGGAGTCAACGAGAACAACATCGATTCCAGTATCAGCATCGGAATCCACGTGTCCACCAACAAGGCGGGCATGAAATGGAAGGACATCGTCAAGCTGGAGGACATGGAACTGGACCCCATCACCGTCAGCAAGATTGCCCTGATCGCACCCCAGGCCACCATCTCCATCATCCGCGACTACTACATCGCAGAGAAGTTCAACGTGAAACTCGACGAGTCCGTCACCGGAATCGTCAAGTGCAGCAACCCCAACTGCATCACCAACAAAGGCGAGCCCGTTTCCCCCAGGTTCCTGGTCGAGGAACGCTGCCCGCCCAAGCTCAGGTGCGTCTACTGCGACCGCATCCTGATGAACATCTCGGACAACCTGATCTGA
- a CDS encoding aspartate carbamoyltransferase PyrB: MDFTNKDLVSIRDLNREQIEYILDLSKEMVPYAKGEKTKRALDGKIMANLFFEPSTRTKLSFESAAYRLGCHVMDVSEMSMTSIAKGETLADTIRMVDAYCDCIVLRHPYEGAARLAADVSDKPVINAGDGAGSHPTQMLLDLFTMKQAKGTLDGLNVALVGDLKYGRTVHTLAQALTMFGVKLTLVAPESLQMPEDIVDNLKAKGCIPKKTSILEDAIPEADILYVTRIQRERFPDPSEYQKVAGTYRIDNAILREAKDDLSVMHPLPRVNEIATEVDNTPHAKYFQQAFNGVPVRMAILCAMMGGEM; this comes from the coding sequence ATGGATTTCACAAACAAGGACCTGGTATCTATCCGCGACCTTAACAGGGAGCAGATCGAATACATTCTTGACCTCTCAAAGGAAATGGTTCCTTACGCAAAAGGGGAGAAGACCAAACGCGCCCTGGACGGCAAGATCATGGCCAATCTCTTCTTCGAGCCTTCCACCCGCACCAAGCTCTCCTTCGAGAGCGCCGCATACAGGCTGGGATGCCATGTCATGGATGTCAGCGAGATGTCTATGACCTCGATTGCCAAGGGAGAGACCCTGGCGGACACCATCAGGATGGTGGATGCGTACTGTGACTGCATTGTCCTCAGGCATCCCTACGAGGGAGCTGCCAGGCTTGCGGCCGATGTTTCGGATAAACCTGTCATCAACGCCGGCGACGGAGCCGGTTCCCATCCCACCCAGATGCTCCTTGACCTCTTCACCATGAAACAGGCCAAAGGCACCCTTGACGGACTCAACGTGGCCCTGGTCGGCGACCTGAAGTACGGAAGGACCGTACACACCCTCGCCCAGGCCCTGACCATGTTCGGAGTGAAACTCACCCTGGTCGCACCCGAGAGCCTCCAGATGCCCGAGGACATCGTTGACAACCTGAAGGCGAAAGGATGCATCCCCAAGAAGACCTCGATCCTGGAAGACGCCATCCCCGAGGCGGATATCCTCTACGTCACCAGGATCCAGAGGGAGAGATTCCCCGACCCCTCCGAGTACCAGAAGGTCGCTGGCACATACAGGATCGACAATGCCATCCTGAGAGAGGCAAAAGATGACCTCAGTGTCATGCACCCTCTCCCCAGGGTCAACGAGATTGCCACCGAGGTCGACAACACGCCCCATGCGAAATACTTCCAGCAGGCGTTCAACGGAGTCCCCGTGAGGATGGCAATCCTCTGCGCCATGATGGGGGGTGAAATGTGA
- a CDS encoding archaeosine tRNA-ribosyltransferase TgtA1, whose protein sequence is MLDVVSRSQRGRICEYRKGEGLLRTPAVLRCDGEGDSCISVGENGRVVRILGTEISVDPEILTSASSGVSCQPMTKDGIAVLRLPVTGEELIPDDAEVVVIPNGFEIKTNFRTMVDQIIKVRRAAGYGRLVCILGIAEPANLALLAYMGIDVVDDGYARAAGVNGFSLIPEGMLSGNDDYSAANCAEMERELSKIHTFIAAGRLRELVDQRSFSSAEEVAVLRLFDDIGYEYQEEACTIAGGRFSCNTTQALRRPDVARYQKTLSERYVPPEHKKVLLLLPCSAKKPYHISKSHKLFSQAIHTAQHDTLVHEVIVTSPLGIVPRELDAFYPANSYDIPVTGEWKPEEKETIRRMLRELMEKHHYEKVVCHLGEDAELVREVCPDMVETVVGDNVSPKSLENLDKALREATKGMKPSKWDDDRTESVRAALSFQFGNDVAKALIDENTVTMGKYPYWKIFRNVDGKKVQLGMMSAERAMFSLTPDGGEILMKLGRNVVEITDFEIKGSLFAVGVVSADHRIRIGDDIVAVCNGKVKGVGVAAMSGTEMEQMKRGIAAKMRHYH, encoded by the coding sequence ATGTTGGACGTCGTGAGCAGGTCTCAACGCGGAAGGATATGCGAGTACAGGAAGGGAGAGGGCCTCCTCAGAACTCCTGCGGTTCTCAGGTGCGACGGAGAAGGCGACAGCTGCATCTCCGTCGGAGAGAACGGAAGGGTTGTGCGCATACTCGGTACCGAGATCTCCGTGGATCCCGAGATCCTGACGTCCGCCTCGTCCGGTGTTTCCTGTCAGCCCATGACCAAGGACGGCATCGCCGTCCTCAGGCTTCCTGTCACCGGGGAGGAACTCATCCCCGATGATGCGGAGGTCGTCGTGATCCCCAACGGTTTCGAGATCAAGACCAACTTCAGGACCATGGTCGATCAGATCATCAAGGTCCGCAGGGCAGCCGGTTACGGCAGGCTCGTCTGCATCCTCGGAATCGCGGAACCCGCCAATCTGGCACTTCTCGCATACATGGGAATCGACGTGGTCGATGACGGCTACGCCCGTGCGGCCGGTGTGAACGGATTCTCCCTAATCCCCGAGGGAATGCTCAGCGGAAACGACGACTATTCCGCCGCCAACTGTGCAGAGATGGAGAGGGAACTTTCCAAGATCCATACGTTCATTGCAGCCGGCAGGCTCAGGGAGCTCGTCGATCAGAGGTCGTTCTCCTCTGCCGAGGAAGTAGCAGTCCTCAGGCTGTTCGACGATATCGGTTACGAATATCAGGAGGAGGCATGCACCATCGCCGGAGGCAGGTTCTCCTGCAACACCACTCAGGCTCTCCGCCGCCCCGACGTGGCCAGATACCAGAAGACCCTGTCGGAGCGCTACGTGCCTCCGGAACACAAGAAGGTCCTCCTTCTGCTGCCCTGTTCCGCTAAGAAACCCTATCATATCTCCAAGAGCCACAAGCTCTTCTCACAAGCAATACACACGGCACAGCACGACACCCTCGTTCACGAGGTCATCGTCACATCCCCTCTGGGTATTGTGCCCCGCGAGCTCGACGCATTCTATCCTGCCAACTCCTATGATATACCTGTCACCGGAGAGTGGAAGCCCGAGGAGAAGGAGACCATCCGCAGGATGCTCCGCGAACTCATGGAGAAGCACCACTACGAGAAGGTCGTGTGCCACCTCGGCGAGGATGCCGAACTGGTCAGAGAGGTATGTCCCGATATGGTCGAGACCGTAGTCGGAGACAACGTATCCCCCAAATCCCTGGAGAATCTCGACAAAGCCCTGAGGGAAGCCACCAAGGGCATGAAACCCTCCAAATGGGACGACGACCGCACCGAATCCGTGCGTGCAGCACTGTCATTCCAGTTCGGAAATGATGTCGCCAAGGCACTCATCGATGAGAATACGGTCACCATGGGCAAATACCCCTATTGGAAGATCTTCCGCAACGTGGACGGAAAGAAGGTCCAGCTGGGAATGATGTCCGCCGAGAGGGCCATGTTCTCCCTCACACCCGACGGAGGAGAAATCCTCATGAAGCTCGGAAGGAACGTGGTGGAAATCACCGACTTCGAGATCAAGGGAAGTCTGTTCGCGGTAGGTGTCGTGAGTGCGGATCACCGTATCCGCATCGGGGACGATATCGTCGCTGTCTGCAACGGAAAGGTCAAAGGTGTCGGAGTGGCCGCCATGTCCGGTACCGAGATGGAGCAGATGAAGAGGGGAATCGCTGCCAAAATGAGGCATTATCATTGA
- a CDS encoding transmembrane protein, producing the protein MMAILGLTIGSIAVIAWYVIKSFTVTDFLIGLVCLAAGLIVSLLSMQMDYKHATKNL; encoded by the coding sequence ATGATGGCTATCCTGGGACTTACCATCGGATCCATCGCGGTCATCGCATGGTACGTGATCAAATCATTCACTGTCACCGATTTCCTCATCGGTCTCGTCTGCCTCGCGGCAGGACTGATAGTCAGCCTTCTTTCGATGCAGATGGACTACAAGCACGCGACCAAGAACCTCTGA
- a CDS encoding transposase IS4 family, translated as MTFIRVQKGRKDAAGNYIGGSASLVNSHYQPELDNPYKQELVESLGKIIFLDSDRKKGTFLSKTRGLVEYDVDSGLFRSVSDPSFKEEFCDFRPSETVFGDSYAVLEMMKSSGMIGILNNISKNEFFAEKLLCHTVYEVLKNGTKITCDRFIERSFLSSVLQLRPQSLRTDSEYFKKMGEFDTRKHFFREFVQLMRKRNPDFGTACYVDSTPLDNAIRNLPTNRLCSHGLDSVGVQTRLALVLDRATGLPVWYDIFPGNVPDVSTVDRISADVGEYLGIQISDLVLDAGYVRKELVSRYRIGSSEKSLIARMPDRHGYGVKTIFAKYRNQFSNGKYHFVRENHTYFGKKHLHKVFGHEVFAYVYLDNENADAAFRDYMSENKEEYDKMGMGEKNWVRYRGGFFILISNLDKTPAEILDDYFGRAFIETVFKTEKEYLKLLPLCKNNEDTVNGKILQDVISTIVYMGIRSKCRQSGRSVSDILWDLQYLKAVRRSDGTLHMSIYNKQAREVLELFGVNPVQIIKSGTYRNSLIFQK; from the coding sequence ATGACATTCATAAGGGTTCAGAAAGGGCGGAAAGATGCCGCGGGGAATTATATCGGCGGCAGTGCATCGTTGGTCAACAGTCACTATCAACCCGAGCTGGATAATCCCTACAAACAGGAGCTCGTGGAAAGTTTAGGGAAAATCATATTTCTTGATTCTGATCGTAAAAAAGGTACGTTTCTTTCAAAAACCCGCGGTTTAGTGGAATATGATGTGGATTCCGGTCTTTTCAGATCAGTTTCAGACCCTTCCTTCAAGGAAGAATTCTGTGATTTCCGTCCGTCCGAGACCGTATTCGGAGATTCATATGCGGTTCTTGAAATGATGAAATCCTCTGGTATGATCGGTATTCTCAACAACATTTCGAAAAATGAGTTCTTTGCGGAGAAACTGTTGTGTCACACCGTATATGAGGTTCTGAAAAACGGCACTAAGATTACCTGCGACCGTTTCATAGAACGTTCATTCCTGTCCTCCGTGCTCCAACTCCGCCCCCAATCCCTGCGTACCGACAGTGAGTATTTCAAAAAAATGGGAGAATTCGACACCAGGAAGCATTTTTTCAGGGAATTCGTGCAGCTTATGAGGAAGAGGAATCCCGATTTCGGTACCGCATGCTATGTGGATTCGACTCCTTTGGACAATGCGATCAGGAATCTTCCCACCAACAGACTGTGCTCTCACGGTCTGGACTCAGTCGGAGTGCAGACCCGTTTGGCCCTGGTGCTGGATCGGGCCACGGGACTGCCTGTCTGGTATGATATTTTTCCGGGAAACGTTCCCGATGTCTCCACTGTCGATAGGATTTCCGCGGATGTCGGCGAGTATCTAGGCATCCAGATCTCAGATCTCGTACTCGATGCGGGGTATGTCAGGAAGGAATTGGTATCCAGATACCGTATCGGCAGCTCGGAAAAATCCCTGATCGCCCGCATGCCCGACCGTCATGGGTATGGAGTGAAGACGATTTTTGCCAAATACCGCAATCAATTCTCCAACGGTAAGTACCATTTCGTAAGGGAAAATCACACTTATTTCGGAAAAAAGCATCTTCATAAGGTGTTCGGACACGAGGTTTTTGCCTACGTGTATCTCGACAACGAGAATGCGGATGCGGCATTCCGCGACTACATGTCGGAAAACAAGGAAGAATATGACAAGATGGGTATGGGCGAGAAGAACTGGGTGAGGTATCGCGGCGGATTTTTCATCCTGATATCCAATCTGGATAAGACTCCGGCGGAGATCCTTGATGATTATTTCGGGAGAGCCTTCATCGAAACCGTGTTCAAGACAGAAAAGGAGTATCTGAAGTTGCTTCCGCTCTGCAAAAATAATGAAGATACAGTCAACGGAAAGATTCTGCAGGACGTCATCAGCACCATAGTTTACATGGGAATCCGTTCGAAATGCAGACAATCCGGACGTTCGGTTTCGGATATTTTATGGGATTTGCAGTACCTGAAAGCGGTCAGACGTTCTGACGGAACATTACATATGTCGATATATAACAAACAGGCCCGTGAAGTTTTGGAATTGTTCGGCGTAAATCCTGTTCAAATTATCAAGTCTGGCACATATAGGAATTCATTAATTTTCCAAAAATAA
- a CDS encoding transmembrane protein yields MTSAYTAVKNFITFIIIGIGSMLPGLSGATLAVVFGVYERLIRDLAKLRVYLIKDIKFIIVVLLGFALGTLICAKVLNHALDDYPVECLMFFIGLIIGQIPLLVRTANQDAKTSRKGLFGKDCCIAFAVGLAVTLLMIVLDAVGQTGDVTIEHNATGFIIMIGVGVIFAISAILPGLSHSTVLLVLGLMSTFTAAISDLDFFLLTPILLAYDATRSSTRFSTCNTNLIHTFHLTFLLIRLVRIGRPIRPRTSLQGGSLCALDHVRIYIQLYI; encoded by the coding sequence ATGACATCCGCGTACACCGCTGTTAAGAACTTCATAACATTCATCATCATCGGGATCGGCTCCATGCTTCCCGGACTCAGCGGTGCCACCCTCGCGGTCGTATTCGGAGTTTACGAGCGCCTCATCAGGGATCTCGCCAAACTCAGGGTCTATCTCATCAAGGATATCAAATTCATCATCGTGGTCCTCCTGGGATTCGCCCTCGGTACGTTGATATGCGCCAAGGTCCTGAATCATGCCCTAGACGATTACCCCGTCGAATGCCTGATGTTCTTCATCGGACTCATCATCGGTCAGATTCCCCTTCTGGTGAGGACCGCGAACCAGGATGCCAAGACGAGCAGGAAGGGGCTCTTCGGAAAAGACTGCTGCATAGCATTCGCTGTCGGTCTTGCAGTCACCCTGCTCATGATCGTCCTCGATGCCGTCGGACAGACCGGAGATGTCACCATCGAGCACAACGCCACGGGATTCATCATCATGATCGGAGTAGGAGTCATCTTCGCCATATCCGCGATCCTACCCGGACTCAGCCACTCCACCGTGCTGCTTGTGCTGGGACTCATGTCCACATTCACCGCCGCCATCTCCGACCTCGACTTCTTCCTGCTGACCCCCATTCTTCTAGCCTACGATGCCACCAGAAGTAGCACTAGATTTTCCACTTGCAATACTAACTTGATTCATACTTTTCATTTGACATTCCTCCTGATCCGCCTTGTGCGGATCGGACGGCCGATCCGCCCTCGGACCAGCTTGCAGGGAGGGTCATTATGTGCCCTCGACCACGTTAGAATATACATCCAACTTTATATATAA